One part of the Parabacteroides distasonis ATCC 8503 genome encodes these proteins:
- a CDS encoding tetratricopeptide repeat protein has protein sequence MKIKVLLLALGCTMGTLGAYAQKGVDNGTQFGSGEDSVRCITNISLFVPYAKAGNFKDAYDFWKIVYDECPAATKDIYLYGVKIMGWKIAQEKDPAKKNALIDDLMGVYDKRVKYFGNDRRYGKDWIVARKVQDYLAQTGDNADYNQAYTWLKEIVDEKGADTEALGLSLFSFSSMKKMLNDPNFKEQYIQDYLKVSAGLDAQLKAAQAANNQKEVNALTAYKSGVDNAFANSGAADCETLQNLYAAKIEENKDNLPYLKETISLLRRTGCQEIEAYFLASDYAYRQEPSAEAAVGLGKKAVKIKDYDTAIKYFDEAANLETDATSKADDYYMIALLLFEQNAYSKARQYCQKALEVNPNYGNAYLLIGKMYAATSKSVFPNDGVLARAAYNAAIDKFEKAKQVDPSVAEEANTLISSYRAHLPSTEEIFMHPDLEKGKPFTVGGWIGERTTIR, from the coding sequence ATGAAGATCAAAGTTTTATTACTAGCGCTTGGATGTACTATGGGTACATTGGGTGCTTATGCGCAGAAAGGAGTAGATAATGGTACACAGTTCGGTTCCGGTGAGGATAGCGTGCGTTGTATTACCAATATCAGCTTGTTCGTTCCTTACGCGAAAGCCGGAAACTTCAAAGATGCCTATGATTTCTGGAAGATCGTGTACGATGAGTGTCCTGCCGCTACAAAAGATATCTATTTGTACGGTGTGAAAATTATGGGCTGGAAGATCGCCCAAGAGAAAGATCCCGCTAAGAAGAATGCTCTTATTGATGATTTGATGGGGGTTTACGACAAGCGTGTGAAATATTTTGGAAATGATCGCCGGTATGGAAAAGACTGGATCGTTGCTCGAAAAGTGCAAGATTATTTAGCGCAAACAGGCGATAATGCCGACTATAATCAGGCCTATACTTGGTTGAAGGAGATCGTTGATGAGAAAGGTGCTGATACGGAGGCTCTAGGTCTCTCCTTGTTTAGTTTCTCTTCTATGAAGAAAATGCTTAACGATCCGAACTTCAAAGAGCAGTATATTCAAGATTATTTGAAGGTTTCTGCTGGCTTGGATGCTCAGTTAAAAGCTGCGCAGGCTGCAAACAATCAAAAAGAAGTGAATGCCTTGACCGCATATAAGAGTGGTGTTGATAATGCCTTTGCAAATAGTGGTGCTGCCGATTGCGAGACTTTGCAGAATTTGTATGCTGCTAAGATCGAGGAGAATAAGGATAACTTACCTTATTTGAAAGAGACTATATCTTTGTTGAGAAGAACAGGTTGCCAAGAAATCGAGGCTTACTTTTTGGCATCAGACTATGCTTATCGTCAAGAACCTAGTGCCGAGGCAGCTGTTGGGCTAGGAAAGAAAGCCGTTAAGATAAAGGATTATGATACGGCTATTAAATACTTTGATGAGGCCGCGAATTTAGAAACGGACGCGACTTCAAAAGCTGATGATTATTATATGATCGCATTGTTGCTGTTTGAGCAAAATGCTTATTCGAAGGCTAGACAATATTGCCAGAAAGCTTTGGAGGTAAATCCAAACTATGGTAATGCTTATTTATTGATCGGCAAGATGTATGCCGCTACTTCTAAATCTGTCTTCCCGAATGATGGAGTGTTGGCAAGAGCTGCTTATAATGCCGCTATCGATAAATTTGAGAAAGCGAAACAGGTAGATCCGAGTGTTGCTGAAGAGGCTAATACTTTGATATCATCTTATCGTGCTCACCTTCCTTCTACGGAGGAGATCTTCATGCACCCGGATTTGGAGAAGGGCAAACCTTTCACTGTCGGTGGTTGGATCGGAGAGCGTACAACGATTCGGTAA
- the lptC gene encoding LPS export ABC transporter periplasmic protein LptC, which produces MIGNRFHCKTENMGITTTFVVVVMLLLFSASCSKEHKEVVDVEFDPDKTYTMKATDVSSLISDSGITRYRLKAKEWQIYGKAAEPHWYFPEGIYVEKFDTLFQTEASIKADTAYYYDKKGLWELIGNVEVESLQGEHFETSQLFWDQKQEKVYSDKFMRIEQEDKIITGIGFESNQDMTQYKIFNSQGIFPVSDALADTTRTVQGDSARGDVSQIDSIKSN; this is translated from the coding sequence ATGATAGGAAATCGTTTTCATTGTAAAACGGAAAATATGGGCATAACAACTACCTTCGTGGTGGTTGTTATGCTTCTTTTGTTTTCTGCCTCTTGCAGTAAGGAACATAAGGAGGTGGTTGATGTTGAGTTTGATCCGGACAAGACTTATACGATGAAGGCTACGGATGTGTCATCCTTGATCTCCGATTCTGGTATCACGAGATATCGCTTGAAAGCGAAAGAGTGGCAGATTTACGGGAAGGCGGCGGAACCCCATTGGTATTTCCCCGAGGGGATCTACGTGGAGAAGTTCGATACCTTATTCCAGACAGAAGCGAGTATTAAGGCGGATACAGCCTATTATTATGATAAAAAAGGGCTTTGGGAGCTGATCGGTAATGTAGAGGTGGAAAGTCTGCAAGGGGAGCATTTTGAGACTTCCCAATTGTTCTGGGACCAGAAGCAGGAGAAGGTTTATTCTGATAAGTTTATGCGTATCGAGCAAGAAGATAAGATCATAACAGGCATAGGCTTTGAGTCGAACCAAGATATGACTCAGTATAAGATATTTAACTCACAAGGTATTTTCCCGGTGAGCGATGCTCTGGCCGATACGACACGGACAGTTCAGGGGGATAGTGCCCGGGGAGATGTGTCACAAATAGATTCAATAAAAAGTAATTAA
- a CDS encoding hemolysin family protein, protein MGTLTYILISLAFSAFFSGMEIAFISSNKLRFELDKKERSLSSKILGIFYRNPNLFISTMLVGNNIALVVYGLQMAIVLEPFIAKVVANEALIVFIQSVISTILILFAGEFIPKTIFKLNPNLSLNIFAIPLFIIYIILYPVSKFSSLLSFLILKLGGVKNLKSSPQALGKVDLDYFIQQSLEDAPQNSDMDTEVKIFQNALDFSNVRLRDCIVPRTEIVACDTSATMEELRSKFIETGLSKILVYNENIDNIIGYIHSSELFKNPEDWTQHIRSVSIVPETMAANKLMKLLMQEKKSLAVVVDEFGGTSGIVTLEDLVEEIFGEIEDEHDMKSHVAKKVSDNEYLLSGRMEIDTLNEMFGLDLPESDDYVTIAGFILHFYQKFPKLNETVQIDKYSFKIIKVTATKIELVRMKVGI, encoded by the coding sequence GTGGGGACGCTGACTTATATTTTAATTTCCCTCGCATTTTCCGCATTCTTTTCCGGGATGGAGATCGCTTTTATCTCCTCCAATAAGCTTCGTTTCGAGCTGGATAAGAAGGAACGTAGTCTATCCAGTAAGATACTGGGTATTTTCTATCGTAATCCAAATTTGTTTATCTCTACCATGTTGGTAGGAAATAATATTGCGTTGGTCGTTTATGGTCTTCAGATGGCAATCGTATTGGAGCCGTTTATAGCCAAGGTGGTTGCGAATGAGGCATTGATCGTTTTTATCCAATCCGTGATATCTACGATCTTGATCTTGTTTGCCGGGGAGTTTATTCCCAAGACCATATTTAAGTTGAATCCTAATTTATCACTCAATATATTTGCGATACCATTATTTATTATATATATCATCCTGTATCCGGTCTCCAAGTTCTCTTCCCTGCTATCTTTTTTGATTTTGAAGTTAGGGGGCGTGAAGAACTTGAAAAGTTCACCTCAGGCATTAGGCAAGGTAGACTTGGATTATTTTATACAGCAAAGTCTGGAAGATGCACCTCAAAATTCGGATATGGATACGGAGGTTAAGATTTTCCAGAATGCCTTAGACTTCTCGAATGTCCGTTTGAGGGATTGTATCGTGCCCCGGACGGAGATCGTAGCCTGTGATACGTCGGCTACGATGGAGGAATTGCGTTCTAAGTTTATCGAGACAGGACTTTCGAAAATATTGGTGTATAACGAGAATATTGACAACATTATCGGATATATCCATTCTTCCGAGCTTTTCAAGAATCCGGAGGATTGGACCCAGCATATCCGTAGCGTATCGATCGTTCCGGAGACGATGGCAGCGAATAAACTGATGAAACTGCTGATGCAAGAGAAGAAGAGCTTGGCTGTTGTCGTGGATGAGTTTGGCGGTACGTCGGGTATCGTGACACTTGAGGATTTGGTGGAGGAGATTTTCGGAGAGATTGAGGACGAGCACGATATGAAGTCGCATGTGGCTAAAAAAGTATCGGACAATGAGTATTTGCTGTCGGGTAGGATGGAGATTGATACCTTGAACGAAATGTTCGGGTTGGATCTTCCTGAGTCGGATGATTATGTCACCATCGCCGGTTTTATCTTGCACTTCTATCAAAAATTCCCGAAATTGAACGAGACTGTCCAGATCGATAAATATTCGTTTAAGATAATCAAAGTAACGGCTACGAAGATCGAACTTGTACGTATGAAAGTAGGGATTTGA